From one Balneolaceae bacterium genomic stretch:
- a CDS encoding Nramp family divalent metal transporter: MEDITKDRPKDPYVLTQDDIKDPPETFLETLKHLGPGFVMSAAIVGSGELIATTTLGARAGFVTFWVIILSCLIKVTLQLEFGKHAISNGETVMSAFNRLPGWNFREINWTIWTWLFIQLFKLLQVGGIVGGVAITMNIFFPSVNVTLWTFITAILASLLVFRGYYSFVERFSLVMIAFFTVLTFLSVYFLQFTEFAYSWQDIAYGLEFNLPTATVGVAIAAFGLTGVGGDEIMYYHYWCIEKGYAAYTGPAENTPEWVNRAKGWTKVMYWDAVLSMVVYTLVTAAFYILGASVLHVQDRIPEGYQMIETLSGMYTETLGPGARNIFLICAIVVLFSTLFSALASWTRIFSDAFGKLGFLDFHDIEQRRKAIAIFAWVFPLLWALMFLFVQLPVLMVIIGGFFTSVLLLIVVFAAIHFRYRQLKPELEPGTFYDIAFWVSVIAILLAAIYSIIRFF, encoded by the coding sequence ATGGAAGATATAACTAAAGATCGCCCCAAAGATCCTTACGTACTGACACAGGACGATATAAAAGATCCACCAGAAACATTCCTGGAAACCTTGAAGCATTTGGGCCCGGGTTTTGTGATGTCAGCCGCAATTGTAGGCTCGGGAGAATTGATAGCAACAACTACACTGGGTGCAAGGGCGGGATTTGTAACTTTCTGGGTGATTATTTTGAGTTGCCTGATAAAAGTTACACTGCAGCTTGAGTTTGGGAAACACGCCATCAGCAACGGGGAAACCGTGATGAGCGCCTTTAACCGATTGCCCGGCTGGAATTTCAGAGAGATCAACTGGACCATCTGGACCTGGCTTTTTATCCAGCTATTTAAACTTTTGCAGGTTGGGGGGATTGTTGGCGGAGTAGCTATCACCATGAATATTTTCTTTCCCTCAGTGAATGTCACACTCTGGACATTCATTACAGCAATATTAGCCTCACTTTTGGTTTTTCGCGGATATTACTCTTTTGTGGAGCGATTCTCCCTGGTGATGATCGCCTTTTTTACAGTTCTCACTTTTCTCTCTGTCTATTTTCTACAATTTACTGAATTTGCTTACAGCTGGCAGGATATCGCCTACGGCCTGGAGTTCAATCTGCCTACTGCAACTGTTGGTGTTGCCATTGCGGCTTTTGGTCTTACCGGGGTCGGCGGTGATGAAATCATGTATTATCACTACTGGTGTATTGAAAAGGGATATGCGGCTTATACAGGTCCGGCGGAAAACACTCCGGAATGGGTAAACAGGGCAAAAGGCTGGACCAAAGTGATGTACTGGGATGCCGTATTATCAATGGTGGTATATACATTGGTTACGGCCGCATTCTATATTCTCGGAGCTTCAGTATTGCATGTGCAGGACCGAATTCCGGAGGGTTACCAAATGATTGAAACGTTATCTGGAATGTACACAGAGACGCTGGGTCCGGGTGCCAGAAATATATTTTTGATCTGTGCTATTGTTGTTCTGTTTTCAACACTTTTTAGCGCATTGGCAAGCTGGACCCGTATTTTTTCAGATGCATTCGGTAAGCTCGGTTTTTTGGATTTTCACGATATTGAACAGCGACGGAAAGCAATTGCTATATTCGCCTGGGTATTTCCACTACTGTGGGCATTGATGTTTCTGTTTGTTCAGCTTCCTGTATTAATGGTAATTATTGGTGGATTTTTTACATCCGTTTTACTTTTGATTGTTGTTTTTGCTGCTATACATTTCAGGTATAGACAGTTGAAACCGGAACTGGAACCGGGGACATTTTACGATATTGCTTTCTGGGTTAGTGTGATTGCAATATTACTCGCTGCGATTTACAGTATCATTCGATTTTTTTGA
- a CDS encoding polysaccharide biosynthesis tyrosine autokinase, producing MNKGNKQEPFSRKTNGSPNGNKSYRGEYYSGENFASSETEMEELDLQQLFATIMRYKWWVAGIVVGAALIAGIIAKTIQPVYQSSGTMMIAEERNRYTWAGGTDLNSMMSSSFGVGAGSRIANEIQILQSRTLAQEIAQKIYEQEELPNGEMFPSLYLEYPDQRSKITESMLSSRIMNNMSVNQISQETDVITISYQSPSPLEAKTIVDLIMETYMEVSARQKRSRANSAIDFLEDERARIQDRLARAEEDLRDYMRNTNLVQVDGQTQAAIDRVAELESQRQEVQVELVAVNSSIDSYEKQLNEIRPGLAEQFAENVSSQLENAQLRLAELRTERSLILQRNPTLRNNPESEPQLVQLNEDIERVRNEIREITSSVLNADDSDVYIGFLENEDGGVTDRIVELRRNLIELRIQESQLIAQEEVINQRLQEENQFFENLPENMLDLARLRREVQINEQLFTEISTKYQETQLWEQTQSGNGQVIDEASLPGQPTYPNTTLFILVGFMIGGVISIGSILTHETFNRTIDGTDKIRSMGYPLLAVIPDFHEYLSKRFEGKERVNIEGRSVSTSWTTLIDSISPISEAYRRLHNNIVFADPDKNYQTILVTSSRKAEGKSTISVNLAVAFAESGKKVLLVDADLRRPNLNRLIGEEREPGIAELFYDKATRKEAIRPTAAPGVDIITSGQKIPNPSAVLHSKKMVEFLKELKQEYEHIIIDSPPYGVITDAAPLIQHAADGILLVSQFGETQVNELNHTVENLQQIRADVLGTVLTAYRYKDSRDYYYYNEYTYDSYQAYEDYKEA from the coding sequence ATGAACAAAGGTAATAAGCAAGAACCATTCAGCAGAAAAACAAACGGCTCACCCAACGGAAATAAATCCTATCGCGGTGAATATTATTCAGGGGAGAATTTTGCCTCAAGTGAGACCGAAATGGAGGAGCTGGATCTGCAGCAACTCTTTGCAACCATCATGCGGTATAAATGGTGGGTGGCCGGTATTGTAGTTGGAGCAGCTTTAATTGCAGGAATTATTGCGAAAACCATTCAACCGGTTTATCAAAGCTCCGGAACGATGATGATTGCCGAGGAGAGAAACCGATATACATGGGCCGGCGGCACCGATTTGAATAGTATGATGTCCTCTTCGTTTGGAGTTGGTGCGGGAAGCCGGATCGCAAATGAGATCCAAATACTTCAGTCAAGAACACTGGCACAGGAGATTGCCCAAAAGATTTACGAGCAGGAAGAGCTGCCCAATGGTGAGATGTTCCCTTCTCTTTACCTGGAATACCCTGACCAACGTTCTAAAATAACGGAGTCGATGCTGTCCTCTCGTATTATGAATAATATGTCAGTAAACCAGATTTCACAGGAGACGGATGTCATTACTATCTCCTATCAAAGTCCATCTCCGTTGGAGGCAAAGACCATAGTGGATCTGATTATGGAAACCTATATGGAGGTTTCTGCCCGCCAAAAAAGAAGCAGGGCTAATTCGGCTATCGATTTTCTGGAGGATGAACGGGCACGAATTCAAGATAGACTTGCCCGGGCTGAAGAAGATCTTCGGGACTACATGAGAAATACAAATTTGGTGCAGGTTGACGGCCAGACCCAGGCGGCCATTGATCGGGTTGCTGAACTCGAATCACAACGGCAAGAGGTACAGGTAGAACTGGTTGCTGTAAACTCCTCCATTGATTCATATGAAAAACAGCTCAATGAGATCAGGCCGGGGCTGGCTGAACAGTTTGCTGAAAATGTGAGTAGTCAGCTTGAAAATGCACAATTAAGACTGGCTGAACTTCGAACCGAACGTTCTTTGATTTTACAAAGAAACCCAACACTGAGAAATAATCCCGAAAGTGAACCGCAGCTTGTACAACTCAATGAAGATATTGAAAGGGTACGAAATGAGATCCGTGAGATCACCAGCAGTGTGCTGAATGCAGATGACTCAGATGTTTACATCGGCTTTCTCGAAAATGAGGATGGCGGAGTTACGGATCGTATTGTGGAACTTAGAAGAAACCTGATTGAACTGAGGATCCAGGAGTCTCAACTCATTGCACAGGAAGAGGTTATAAATCAACGATTACAGGAAGAAAACCAGTTCTTCGAGAATCTTCCGGAAAATATGCTGGACCTGGCCCGATTACGCCGTGAAGTTCAAATCAATGAACAACTCTTTACCGAGATCTCAACAAAGTACCAGGAAACTCAGCTTTGGGAACAAACACAATCCGGTAACGGGCAGGTTATTGATGAGGCAAGTTTACCCGGACAACCTACTTATCCAAACACAACTCTATTTATTCTTGTGGGATTTATGATTGGCGGTGTTATTAGTATAGGTTCGATATTAACTCATGAAACATTTAATCGAACTATTGACGGAACGGACAAAATTAGATCGATGGGATATCCTCTCCTTGCTGTGATTCCTGATTTCCATGAATATCTTTCGAAACGTTTTGAAGGTAAAGAACGGGTGAATATTGAAGGACGTTCTGTTTCAACATCCTGGACGACACTGATTGATAGCATTTCCCCTATTTCTGAAGCCTATAGACGGTTGCACAATAATATTGTATTTGCGGATCCCGACAAAAACTATCAAACGATCCTTGTAACCAGTTCGAGAAAAGCAGAAGGAAAGTCAACAATTTCGGTGAACCTTGCAGTAGCGTTTGCGGAATCTGGTAAGAAGGTACTTCTTGTGGATGCCGACCTTCGGCGCCCAAATCTGAACAGATTGATCGGTGAAGAACGGGAGCCTGGAATTGCTGAACTTTTTTATGATAAAGCGACAAGAAAGGAAGCCATTCGCCCCACAGCTGCACCGGGAGTTGATATTATAACATCCGGGCAAAAAATTCCCAATCCATCTGCGGTTTTACACAGCAAGAAAATGGTTGAGTTTCTTAAGGAGCTGAAACAAGAGTATGAGCATATCATCATTGATTCTCCGCCATATGGAGTGATTACCGACGCAGCACCTCTCATACAACATGCCGCAGATGGGATTCTTCTTGTATCTCAATTTGGGGAAACACAGGTCAACGAGCTCAATCATACAGTAGAAAATCTTCAGCAAATCCGGGCCGATGTACTCGGTACCGTTTTAACTGCTTACAGATACAAAGACAGTCGTGATTACTACTATTACAACGAATATACCTACGACAGTTACCAGGCTTATGAGGATTATAAAGAAGCTTAG
- a CDS encoding ABC transporter ATP-binding protein — protein MMKKAVRHIYHLLPEGDLLKIAALFIMMIIASVITLIGVGTVPVFVSAVIDADRILNYPVLGDFLTEINITTPQKLALFGAFFLITIYLLKNLFMLFYNYMNSKYMLNRVLYLQNRIFHAYMNSPYTFFIGRNSSELLRNINSEVGKIVNGTLQPALIISLNGIMTFVVVGGLIAVEPLITGLGILFFGGFTFLFLQMTKSAISRYGSESLAHRKSMNKAILEGLQGFKDAKVLKREAYFLDQYDRHANRHKVYDLKNMVLNTLPRQIIEMIALSGILFIAVIMVLQGREVSAIVPMIALFGAAVMKIKPSIIAIIENTNSLRYNIFSVEAVYQDLTYLENKYNQNTPQREGKKLKLKEEIRLKDLDYSYPDQTRPAIRNINLTIPKNRAVAFVGPSGVGKTTLVDVILGLLVPQKGSITVDGKNVFENLDAWQRNIGYIPQFIYLLDDTIRRNICFGISEDEVDEEMLETAIEIAQLKEFISSLGEGMETVVGERGVRLSGGQRQRIGIARALYNNPQVLVMDEATSALDNVTERVLIKAIERLRGDKTIIMIAHRLTTVKNCDTIYMMKDGEVIADGTYENLLVNSKEFREMSLVDES, from the coding sequence ATGATGAAAAAAGCCGTCCGTCACATATATCATCTTCTGCCGGAGGGCGATCTTTTGAAAATTGCCGCTCTCTTTATCATGATGATCATCGCATCTGTAATTACTCTGATCGGGGTGGGTACAGTGCCTGTATTTGTCTCGGCCGTAATTGACGCCGACCGTATTTTGAACTATCCTGTCCTGGGCGATTTCTTAACCGAGATTAACATCACCACTCCCCAGAAACTGGCTCTATTTGGAGCATTTTTTCTAATTACAATCTATCTTCTTAAGAATCTATTCATGCTTTTTTATAATTACATGAATAGTAAATATATGCTCAACCGGGTGCTTTATCTTCAAAACCGGATTTTCCATGCGTATATGAATTCGCCTTATACTTTTTTCATCGGCCGAAACTCCTCTGAACTTCTGCGGAATATTAACAGCGAAGTTGGTAAAATTGTAAATGGAACTCTGCAGCCGGCGCTTATAATTAGTCTGAATGGAATCATGACGTTTGTCGTGGTGGGTGGGCTTATTGCTGTTGAGCCGCTTATTACTGGTCTTGGAATTCTATTCTTTGGTGGATTTACGTTTTTATTCCTTCAAATGACTAAAAGTGCAATTTCGCGGTATGGAAGTGAATCCCTGGCTCACCGAAAATCGATGAACAAAGCGATTTTAGAGGGGTTACAGGGTTTTAAAGACGCCAAAGTTTTAAAGCGGGAGGCCTATTTTTTAGATCAGTATGATCGACATGCAAACCGCCATAAAGTGTATGATTTGAAAAATATGGTTCTGAATACACTACCCCGGCAAATCATTGAGATGATTGCCCTGAGCGGTATTCTCTTTATTGCTGTTATAATGGTTCTGCAGGGGAGAGAAGTATCTGCAATTGTTCCGATGATAGCTCTATTTGGGGCCGCAGTAATGAAGATAAAACCATCTATTATCGCAATTATAGAAAATACGAATAGTTTAAGATATAATATTTTTTCAGTTGAGGCGGTGTATCAGGATTTGACTTATCTGGAAAATAAATACAATCAAAACACGCCGCAGAGGGAGGGAAAGAAACTCAAACTGAAAGAAGAAATCCGTCTGAAAGATCTGGATTATTCCTACCCGGACCAAACCCGGCCGGCAATTCGCAATATCAACCTTACGATTCCCAAAAACAGAGCAGTAGCATTTGTAGGACCTTCCGGTGTAGGAAAAACCACCCTTGTTGATGTGATCCTCGGGCTGCTGGTTCCTCAAAAGGGATCCATTACAGTGGATGGAAAGAATGTATTTGAAAATCTTGATGCCTGGCAGCGAAACATCGGCTATATCCCCCAATTTATCTATCTGCTTGATGATACTATCCGAAGAAATATCTGTTTTGGAATCTCTGAAGACGAGGTGGACGAGGAGATGCTGGAAACAGCTATAGAAATTGCTCAGCTCAAAGAGTTTATTTCAAGCCTTGGTGAAGGGATGGAAACTGTAGTGGGTGAGAGAGGAGTACGTCTTTCCGGCGGGCAGCGGCAGCGTATCGGAATTGCAAGAGCATTGTACAATAATCCGCAGGTACTGGTGATGGACGAGGCCACATCTGCACTTGATAATGTCACCGAGAGAGTCCTCATAAAGGCGATTGAACGATTACGCGGCGATAAGACAATTATTATGATCGCCCACCGCTTAACAACCGTGAAAAATTGCGATACAATCTATATGATGAAAGACGGTGAAGTGATTGCTGATGGAACTTACGAAAACCTGCTGGTAAACAGTAAGGAGTTTCGGGAGATGAGCCTGGTGGATGAATCCTGA
- the gmd gene encoding GDP-mannose 4,6-dehydratase — MSKNKTALITGITGQDGAYLTELLLEKGYTVHGIKRRASLFNTDRIDHLYEDPHAEDPSLFLHYGDMTDSMNITRIIQETQPDEIYNLAAMSHVQVSFEKPEYTANVDGTGTLRILEAVRLLGLEKKTRIYQASTSELYGKVQEVPQDENTPFYPRSPYAVAKLYAYWITVNYREAYDMFACNGILFNHESPRRGETFVTRKITRAASKIALGLQETLYIGNMDAKRDWGHAIDYVEAMWLILQQEKPEDFVIATGNTTSVRDFIQFAFAETGITVRFEGEGVHEKGVIDTIDDELKESSLFKLKPGDVIIKVDPRYFRPTEVDILIGDPSKAKEKLGWEPKYDLKSLVVDMVQSDLKLFKKQQTLLDNGYEILNQAE, encoded by the coding sequence ATGAGTAAAAATAAAACGGCTTTAATAACAGGAATAACCGGTCAGGATGGAGCTTACCTCACAGAACTGCTGCTGGAAAAGGGGTACACTGTGCACGGTATTAAGAGAAGGGCCAGCTTGTTCAACACGGATCGAATCGATCACCTGTATGAAGACCCGCATGCGGAAGATCCATCCCTGTTTCTGCATTATGGCGATATGACCGATTCCATGAATATCACTCGTATCATCCAGGAAACACAGCCCGATGAGATCTATAATCTGGCTGCGATGAGTCATGTGCAGGTAAGTTTTGAAAAACCGGAATACACAGCAAATGTAGATGGAACCGGCACACTCCGGATTCTCGAAGCCGTTCGGCTTCTTGGCCTTGAGAAAAAAACCAGAATTTACCAGGCCTCCACATCTGAATTGTACGGCAAAGTTCAGGAAGTTCCTCAGGATGAAAATACCCCGTTTTATCCACGCTCTCCATATGCTGTTGCAAAACTTTATGCCTATTGGATCACCGTTAACTACAGGGAAGCGTATGATATGTTCGCCTGTAATGGAATTCTTTTTAACCATGAATCACCCCGGAGAGGAGAAACTTTTGTAACCCGTAAAATTACCCGGGCGGCCTCCAAGATTGCTTTAGGTTTACAGGAAACCCTATATATTGGGAATATGGATGCCAAAAGAGACTGGGGGCATGCCATCGATTATGTAGAGGCAATGTGGCTCATTCTACAACAGGAAAAACCGGAGGATTTTGTTATCGCTACCGGCAATACCACTTCCGTTCGAGACTTTATTCAGTTTGCATTTGCTGAAACGGGAATTACCGTTCGATTTGAGGGTGAGGGAGTTCATGAAAAAGGTGTGATTGATACAATTGATGATGAGTTGAAAGAGAGCTCTTTGTTCAAACTCAAGCCTGGGGATGTAATCATAAAAGTGGATCCAAGATATTTTCGTCCTACGGAGGTTGATATTCTGATCGGAGATCCGTCAAAAGCAAAAGAGAAACTTGGGTGGGAACCCAAATACGATCTGAAATCGCTGGTTGTGGATATGGTACAGTCTGATCTGAAACTGTTTAAAAAACAGCAGACCCTACTCGATAACGGGTATGAAATATTGAACCAGGCTGAATAG
- a CDS encoding SLBB domain-containing protein, which produces MKKVLSLLLLFLFSALIFIPQDSTAQVSNIGFGNIQNVNVDNLSDAQLQNFYQQMQSQGLTPEQVASIARARGMPAAQASRLVTRLNQISSSQGGQTGTSDSGAQTRQAQDTGLLYPDRTLQEQSLLISELQRLVEERNEEDLLQQLEVIIEEGFPVFGEAIFTGSSQSFEPSLNIPTPKDYVFGAGDQIEIEVWGAAEAEYVLEVTPAGNINIPNIGPIQIGGMVYNEARTKILRNLQQIYSGINLSNPSEGNTFADVTLGNVRSINVSVIGEVRQPGSYTISSLATVFNLLYAAGGPNRSGSWREIQVIRGDSIVHTFDLYDLLVYGNQKGNIRLNDQDVIKIPPYINRIELTGQVKRPGLFEMKEGETLEDLMTFTGGFSANAYKDRIVVHRKTNIQRSVSDVDWPEGGDFVLQNGDEIEIGTIVDRYTNRVTVEGAVYKPGDYELTDGLTLRGLIQKAQGVTEDAYLERGIIYRNKDNLMLESIPFSVRDILQGNAEDIRLRRNDLVRISSRFNLQETHTVSVRGAVNSPQTFEHLDGMTLQDAIFLADGLRDEAAAYRVEVARRVVDDDTRVKVNQIANVYEFEIDENFTFNGTDGEFVLEPYDMVFVRTKPNYQAQLTVRIEGEVQFPGEYVLERRDAKLTDLVRQAGGLSDFAYPDGASMDRILEITAEQVQVDEGSEQRTEALSTLNLENVNLDRFETVNDTTYTPVGIRLGEALENPEGINDIRLQEGDIIRIPRNLNTVRVEGGVLSPVTMRFVPGRGLQGYIDNAGGTTERGQRHRAYIVYANGEVDRVRRFLRIRSNPDVRAGATIIVPEKPQAREMTAQERISIASSIASTALLFITLIDRIQNQ; this is translated from the coding sequence ATGAAAAAAGTTTTATCTCTACTGCTGCTATTTCTCTTCTCTGCCCTGATATTTATTCCTCAAGATTCAACTGCCCAGGTGAGTAACATTGGATTTGGAAATATCCAAAATGTAAATGTGGATAACCTGAGTGATGCTCAATTACAAAACTTTTATCAACAGATGCAGTCGCAAGGCTTAACACCTGAGCAGGTGGCCAGTATTGCCAGAGCAAGAGGAATGCCAGCAGCCCAGGCTTCCAGGTTGGTGACTCGCTTAAATCAAATATCATCTTCACAGGGTGGGCAAACAGGAACGAGTGATTCAGGAGCACAAACACGACAAGCCCAGGATACTGGATTACTCTATCCCGACAGAACTCTCCAGGAACAAAGTTTGCTCATATCTGAGTTACAACGCTTGGTTGAAGAGAGAAATGAAGAAGATCTTCTGCAACAGCTCGAAGTGATTATTGAAGAGGGATTCCCGGTATTTGGCGAGGCTATATTTACCGGGTCATCTCAGTCCTTTGAACCGTCTTTAAACATTCCTACACCGAAAGATTATGTATTCGGGGCTGGTGACCAAATAGAAATTGAAGTATGGGGAGCTGCTGAAGCTGAATATGTTTTGGAAGTAACTCCTGCAGGAAACATTAACATTCCGAACATTGGCCCAATACAAATAGGAGGCATGGTATATAATGAAGCAAGAACGAAAATCCTCCGAAACTTGCAGCAGATATACTCGGGTATTAATCTGTCAAATCCATCTGAGGGAAACACGTTTGCCGACGTTACATTAGGAAACGTAAGAAGCATTAATGTCAGTGTGATTGGTGAAGTCCGCCAGCCGGGTTCCTATACAATCTCTTCCTTGGCCACGGTTTTTAACCTTCTCTATGCTGCCGGCGGGCCGAATCGGTCAGGTTCCTGGCGGGAAATCCAGGTGATTCGGGGCGACAGTATTGTCCACACATTTGATCTGTATGACCTGCTTGTTTATGGTAACCAAAAAGGAAATATCCGTCTGAATGACCAGGACGTAATTAAAATTCCCCCGTATATCAACAGAATAGAATTGACAGGCCAGGTGAAACGTCCGGGATTATTTGAGATGAAAGAGGGAGAAACACTTGAAGACCTGATGACATTTACCGGTGGTTTTTCTGCAAATGCCTACAAAGACCGGATTGTGGTTCACAGGAAAACCAATATACAGCGAAGCGTCTCTGATGTAGACTGGCCTGAAGGAGGTGATTTTGTATTGCAGAATGGGGATGAAATTGAAATTGGGACAATAGTTGATCGATATACAAACCGGGTCACCGTAGAGGGGGCTGTTTATAAACCCGGTGATTATGAACTGACAGATGGGTTGACACTACGTGGATTGATTCAAAAAGCTCAAGGTGTTACTGAAGATGCTTACCTGGAGCGGGGAATTATATACAGGAATAAAGATAACCTGATGCTGGAAAGTATTCCGTTTTCAGTACGAGATATTCTCCAGGGGAATGCTGAGGATATTCGGTTGAGGCGAAATGATTTGGTTCGAATCTCATCACGTTTTAATCTTCAGGAAACACATACGGTTTCTGTAAGGGGTGCTGTTAACAGCCCCCAGACATTTGAGCATCTTGACGGCATGACATTGCAGGATGCCATATTCTTGGCTGACGGACTGAGAGACGAAGCTGCAGCCTACAGGGTGGAAGTAGCCCGAAGGGTTGTAGATGATGATACCCGCGTGAAGGTAAACCAAATTGCAAACGTCTATGAGTTTGAGATAGATGAGAATTTTACATTTAATGGTACTGATGGTGAGTTTGTGCTTGAACCCTACGATATGGTATTCGTGCGAACCAAACCAAATTACCAGGCACAACTTACGGTTCGGATAGAAGGTGAAGTTCAATTTCCCGGTGAATATGTCCTTGAAAGAAGAGATGCAAAACTGACAGATCTTGTTCGTCAGGCAGGTGGTTTGTCCGATTTTGCGTATCCCGATGGTGCATCGATGGACCGGATTTTAGAAATAACCGCAGAACAGGTTCAGGTTGATGAGGGTAGCGAACAACGAACCGAAGCATTGTCTACTCTGAATTTGGAAAATGTAAATCTGGATCGGTTCGAGACTGTAAATGATACTACTTATACGCCAGTTGGTATCCGTTTGGGTGAAGCTCTCGAAAATCCAGAGGGAATCAATGATATTCGGCTGCAGGAAGGAGATATCATTCGAATTCCAAGAAATTTGAATACTGTTCGGGTAGAGGGTGGTGTTCTCTCGCCGGTTACGATGCGCTTTGTACCCGGCCGAGGGCTCCAGGGATATATTGATAATGCCGGGGGAACGACCGAGCGTGGGCAACGGCACAGAGCTTATATTGTTTATGCAAACGGGGAGGTAGATCGTGTTCGGCGTTTTCTGAGAATTCGCAGTAATCCGGATGTTAGAGCTGGTGCTACAATTATAGTACCTGAGAAGCCACAAGCCAGAGAAATGACAGCACAGGAGCGAATAAGTATAGCATCAAGTATTGCATCAACAGCTCTGTTGTTTATAACTCTGATCGACAGAATACAGAATCAATAA
- a CDS encoding sugar transferase: MDISINEVQTVREKLRQESENGSADGSGSVENGYMLSTYKNLKVRQYRGKRVLDLTIGFVALIFCLILFPFIALGIKLSSKGPVFFKQTRTGQNGITFTCYKFRTMKESSQRDLNGKPDITVEGDERIFPFGRLLRLLNLDELPQIINVLKGDMSLVGPRPYPVDECSYWNSTFDDFFYRYAVKPGITGFSQVKGYRGGTYSVEHMRKRTDYDLIYVQKNTLFMDLYIIMKTVTKMINFDTNAH, from the coding sequence ATGGATATATCGATCAACGAAGTTCAAACCGTAAGAGAAAAACTCCGACAAGAGTCTGAAAATGGCTCTGCTGATGGGAGTGGTTCTGTCGAAAACGGTTACATGTTGTCGACATATAAAAATTTGAAGGTGAGACAGTACCGGGGTAAAAGAGTGTTAGATCTGACGATTGGTTTTGTTGCATTAATTTTTTGTCTTATTCTTTTTCCATTTATAGCTCTTGGAATTAAACTCTCCTCAAAAGGCCCCGTTTTTTTTAAGCAAACCCGAACAGGACAAAATGGTATTACATTTACCTGTTATAAGTTTCGTACAATGAAAGAATCATCCCAAAGAGATTTAAATGGTAAGCCTGATATTACCGTAGAAGGTGATGAGCGAATTTTTCCTTTCGGAAGGCTCCTGCGGCTGTTGAACCTCGATGAACTACCTCAAATTATAAATGTTTTAAAAGGAGATATGAGCCTTGTGGGGCCAAGACCGTACCCCGTTGATGAATGTTCTTACTGGAATTCAACCTTCGATGATTTTTTCTATCGCTATGCAGTAAAGCCGGGGATTACCGGTTTTTCGCAGGTTAAAGGATACAGGGGCGGAACATATAGTGTAGAACACATGAGAAAAAGGACGGATTACGATCTCATCTATGTGCAAAAGAATACTCTTTTTATGGATCTGTATATTATCATGAAAACGGTTACCAAGATGATCAATTTTGATACGAATGCTCATTAA
- a CDS encoding GDP-L-fucose synthase, translating into MTVNKQDTVFVAGHRGMVGSAIHRRLKKEGFTNLLTQTRQELDLRNQAAVSRFFKQEKPDVVIIAAAKVGGILANDRYPYSFLHENLVIEDNLIHASHKNEVKKLIFLGSSCIYPKFAEQPIKEDSLLTDKLEPTNQWYAIAKIAGVKLVESLRKQHDRNYISLMPTNLYGPGDNFDLETSHVLPAMLRKFHEAARNGHQPVTLWGTGSPMREFLYVDDLADAVFFVLRNKMDDHLYNIGTGKDVTIKKLAEKIQKITGHEGEVVWDRDKPDGTPRKLLDVSKIAGQGWTSNIELDEGIEKTYQWFVDNVENIREVEMS; encoded by the coding sequence ATGACGGTAAATAAACAGGATACTGTTTTTGTTGCAGGTCACCGGGGTATGGTTGGGTCTGCAATTCACAGGAGACTCAAAAAAGAGGGATTTACAAATCTTCTCACACAAACGCGGCAGGAGTTAGATCTTCGTAATCAAGCTGCGGTCAGCCGATTTTTTAAGCAGGAAAAGCCTGATGTGGTAATTATAGCTGCGGCAAAAGTGGGTGGAATACTGGCTAATGACCGATACCCATATTCATTTCTGCACGAAAATCTGGTTATTGAAGATAATCTTATTCATGCTTCTCATAAGAATGAGGTAAAAAAACTGATTTTTTTGGGCAGCTCCTGCATCTATCCGAAATTTGCGGAACAACCTATAAAGGAAGATTCTCTTCTCACAGATAAACTCGAGCCAACAAATCAATGGTATGCCATCGCCAAGATTGCCGGAGTTAAGCTTGTTGAGTCTCTCAGGAAACAACATGACAGGAATTATATTTCTCTGATGCCCACAAATTTATACGGGCCGGGCGACAATTTTGACCTGGAGACATCTCACGTTTTACCGGCTATGCTTCGGAAATTCCATGAGGCAGCCCGGAACGGTCATCAGCCCGTAACTCTTTGGGGAACCGGCAGTCCGATGCGTGAATTTTTGTATGTAGACGATTTAGCTGATGCGGTTTTCTTTGTTTTAAGAAACAAAATGGATGACCATCTCTATAACATTGGGACAGGTAAAGATGTTACAATTAAGAAATTAGCTGAAAAGATACAGAAGATTACCGGCCATGAAGGAGAGGTTGTCTGGGATAGAGATAAACCGGATGGTACCCCGAGGAAACTTTTGGATGTGTCTAAAATTGCCGGTCAAGGATGGACCAGCAATATAGAACTGGATGAAGGCATAGAGAAAACATATCAATGGTTTGTAGATAACGTTGAAAATATTCGGGAAGTCGAAATGAGTTAA